One Cellulomonas taurus genomic region harbors:
- a CDS encoding DUF3052 domain-containing protein: MATSTGDAPQGAGRLGYTTGQVVQEFGYDDDVDEALRTGVEEITGAELVDEDYDDVVDGVIIWHRDDDGDLADTLVDALTVLDDGGLIWVFTPKPGRPGHVGHDDIQEAGTTAGLHATSTFSIADDWSATRMGSRGRGR, from the coding sequence GTGGCGACCAGCACGGGCGACGCCCCTCAGGGGGCAGGCCGACTCGGGTACACCACCGGACAGGTGGTGCAGGAGTTCGGTTACGACGACGACGTGGACGAGGCGCTGCGGACCGGGGTCGAGGAGATCACCGGCGCGGAGCTCGTCGACGAGGACTACGACGACGTGGTCGACGGCGTGATCATCTGGCACCGGGACGACGACGGTGACCTCGCGGACACCCTGGTGGACGCCCTGACCGTGCTGGACGACGGCGGCCTGATCTGGGTCTTCACCCCCAAGCCCGGCCGTCCCGGACACGTCGGTCACGACGACATCCAGGAAGCCGGCACCACCGCGGGCCTGCACGCCACCAGCACCTTCTCCATCGCCGACGACTGGTCGGCGACCCGGATGGGATCGCGCGGCCGCGGTCGCTGA
- the aceE gene encoding pyruvate dehydrogenase (acetyl-transferring), homodimeric type, giving the protein MASNDGRGPLINGLLSQVPDVDPEETSEWVESIDGLIDDKGGPRARYVLLNMLKRARERNVSIPQELNTPYVNTIGVHDEPYFPGDEVLERKYRSWNRWNAAVMVTRAQRPGIGVGGHISSYASVSTLYEVGLNHFFRGKDHPGGGDQVYFQGHASPGVYSRAFLEGRLSEHQLDGFRQEMSHPGGGLPSYPHPRLMPDFWEFPTVSMGLGPASAIYQAWTNRYLHLRGIKDTSQQDVWAFLGDGEMDEPESRGMLQQAAQQGLDNLTFVVNCNLQRLDGPVRGNGKIIQELEAQFRGAGWNVIKVIWGREWDALLNADKDRALVHLMGETPDGDYQTYRAENGAFIREHFFGRDPRTKALVEKMTDDEIWAMKRGGHDYRKIFAAYKAAREHTGQPTVILAHTVKGYGLGSGFAGRNSTHQMKKLKADELKTLRDSLHIPITDEQIDENPYVPPYFHPGQDDPAIQYMQERRRALGGYVPERRTTHTPLTLPGDKTYELLKKGSGTQEVATTMALVRLFKDLVKDKEFGHRLVPVIPDEARTFGLDSIFPSAKIFNTNGQNYLAVDRDLMLSYKESESGQIMHTGINEAGSAAAFQAVGTSYATHGEALIPFYFYYSMFGFQRTADQFWAAGDQMVRGFLIGATAGRTTLTGEGLQHADGHSPLIAGTMPHVVHYDPAYGYEIRHIVKDGIQRMFGDDGRDPDVIYYLTVYNEPMVQPAEPENVDVEGILKGIYQVASDEGEGPKAQILASGVAVPWALEAKKLLAEDWGVSAAVWSVTSWNELRREALAADEHAYLNPGAEERVPYLTQKLQGAEGPFVATTDYDHLVADQVRQWIPGRYATLGADGFGFSDTRAAARRHFKIDGPSTVVRVLQQLAREGKVAADAPARAIERYQLLDVTAGTSGNAGGDA; this is encoded by the coding sequence GTGGCTTCCAATGACGGGCGCGGGCCGCTCATCAACGGCCTGCTGAGCCAGGTACCGGATGTCGACCCCGAGGAGACGTCCGAGTGGGTCGAGTCCATCGACGGACTCATCGACGACAAGGGCGGACCGCGGGCGCGGTACGTGCTGCTGAACATGCTGAAGCGGGCGCGTGAGCGCAACGTCAGCATCCCTCAGGAGCTGAACACCCCGTACGTGAACACCATCGGTGTGCACGACGAGCCGTACTTCCCCGGCGACGAGGTGCTGGAGCGCAAGTACCGCTCCTGGAACCGCTGGAACGCCGCGGTGATGGTGACCCGGGCCCAGCGCCCCGGCATCGGTGTCGGCGGGCACATCTCGTCCTACGCCTCGGTGTCGACCCTGTACGAGGTCGGCCTGAACCACTTCTTCCGCGGCAAGGACCACCCGGGCGGCGGCGACCAGGTCTACTTCCAGGGCCACGCCTCCCCCGGCGTCTACTCCCGCGCCTTCCTGGAGGGTCGCCTGTCCGAGCACCAGCTCGACGGCTTCCGCCAGGAGATGTCGCACCCGGGCGGCGGCCTGCCGTCCTACCCGCACCCGCGTCTGATGCCGGACTTCTGGGAGTTCCCGACTGTCTCGATGGGCCTCGGCCCGGCGTCGGCGATCTACCAGGCGTGGACCAACCGGTACCTGCACCTGCGTGGCATCAAGGACACCAGCCAGCAGGACGTGTGGGCGTTCCTCGGCGACGGCGAGATGGACGAGCCCGAGTCGCGCGGCATGCTCCAGCAGGCCGCTCAGCAGGGCCTGGACAACCTGACCTTCGTGGTGAACTGCAACCTGCAGCGCCTCGACGGCCCGGTGCGCGGTAACGGCAAGATCATCCAGGAGCTGGAGGCCCAGTTCCGCGGCGCCGGCTGGAACGTCATCAAGGTGATCTGGGGCCGCGAGTGGGACGCCCTGCTCAACGCCGACAAGGACCGCGCGCTGGTGCACCTGATGGGCGAGACCCCGGACGGCGACTACCAGACCTACCGGGCCGAGAACGGCGCGTTCATCCGCGAGCACTTCTTCGGTCGGGACCCGCGCACCAAGGCGCTGGTCGAGAAGATGACCGACGACGAGATCTGGGCGATGAAGCGCGGTGGTCACGACTACCGCAAGATCTTCGCCGCGTACAAGGCGGCCCGGGAGCACACCGGCCAGCCGACCGTGATCCTGGCGCACACCGTCAAGGGCTACGGCCTGGGGTCGGGCTTCGCCGGTCGTAACTCCACGCACCAGATGAAGAAGCTCAAGGCCGACGAGCTGAAGACGCTGCGCGACTCGCTGCACATCCCGATCACGGACGAGCAGATCGACGAGAACCCGTACGTCCCGCCGTACTTCCACCCGGGTCAGGACGACCCGGCGATCCAGTACATGCAGGAGCGTCGCCGTGCGCTCGGCGGGTACGTGCCGGAGCGCCGCACCACGCACACGCCGCTGACGCTGCCGGGCGACAAGACCTACGAGCTGCTGAAGAAGGGCTCGGGGACGCAGGAGGTCGCGACCACGATGGCCCTGGTCCGGCTGTTCAAGGACCTGGTCAAGGACAAGGAGTTCGGCCACCGGCTGGTTCCGGTCATCCCGGACGAGGCCCGCACCTTCGGCCTGGACTCGATCTTCCCGAGCGCCAAGATCTTCAACACGAACGGCCAGAACTACCTGGCCGTGGACCGCGACCTCATGCTCTCCTACAAGGAGTCCGAGTCCGGCCAGATCATGCACACCGGCATCAACGAGGCCGGTTCCGCTGCGGCGTTCCAGGCGGTCGGCACCTCCTACGCCACCCACGGCGAGGCGCTGATCCCGTTCTACTTCTACTACTCGATGTTCGGCTTCCAGCGGACCGCCGACCAGTTCTGGGCGGCCGGTGACCAGATGGTCCGCGGCTTCCTGATCGGTGCCACCGCCGGTCGGACCACCCTGACCGGTGAGGGTCTGCAGCACGCCGACGGCCACTCCCCGCTGATCGCCGGGACCATGCCGCACGTCGTGCACTACGACCCGGCCTACGGGTACGAGATCCGGCACATCGTCAAGGACGGCATCCAGCGGATGTTCGGTGACGACGGGCGCGACCCCGACGTCATCTACTACCTGACCGTCTACAACGAGCCGATGGTCCAGCCGGCCGAGCCGGAGAACGTCGACGTCGAGGGCATCCTCAAGGGCATCTACCAGGTCGCCTCGGACGAGGGTGAGGGCCCCAAGGCCCAGATCCTCGCCTCGGGCGTGGCGGTGCCGTGGGCGCTGGAGGCCAAGAAGCTGCTGGCCGAGGACTGGGGCGTCTCCGCCGCCGTCTGGTCGGTCACCAGCTGGAACGAGCTGCGTCGCGAGGCCCTGGCCGCCGACGAGCACGCGTACCTGAACCCGGGTGCCGAGGAGCGGGTCCCGTACCTGACCCAGAAGCTCCAGGGTGCCGAGGGTCCGTTCGTGGCCACCACCGACTACGACCACCTGGTCGCCGACCAGGTGCGCCAGTGGATCCCGGGCCGGTACGCCACCCTGGGTGCCGACGGCTTCGGCTTCTCGGACACCCGTGCGGCGGCGCGGCGGCACTTCAAGATCGACGGTCCCTCGACCGTGGTCCGGGTGCTGCAGCAGCTGGCCCGCGAGGGCAAGGTCGCGGCGGACGCTCCGGCGCGGGCGATCGAGCGGTACCAGCTGCTCGACGTGACCGCCGGTACCTCCGGCAACGCGGGCGGCGACGCCTGA
- a CDS encoding PucR family transcriptional regulator: MSDAAESGISPARNRTRAGRIATAPDASNGETLRRVRDGSGMLAAAAMRRLDDDLDWYRALPADDRSWVGLVAQAGITAFVTWFADPSKPPHGVGEIFATAPPELTRSISLQHTLQLVRVVVDVVEAHAEKLAAPGAERDLLEAVLRYSREVAFSAAEVYARAAEIRGAWDARLEALVVDALLRGDVDDSLRSRVAALGWSGRGRTIVMVGTTGEQLDDVRTSELRRATRRAADDALVGIQGERLVIFLGGHGDLRAAAESLLPRFGPGPVILGPQGDDLADAAMSARSALAGLVAVAAWPQAPRPVAANDLLPERVLVGDAAARAVLIEQAYLPLLASTGSLLETLGAYVGAGRSLEAAARTLYVHPNTVRYRLRRVAEVTGWDPLDPREAFVLQTALAVGRLDHRPS; encoded by the coding sequence ATGTCTGACGCCGCCGAGTCCGGGATCTCCCCGGCGCGCAACCGCACTCGGGCCGGTCGGATCGCCACCGCCCCGGACGCCTCCAACGGCGAGACGCTGCGCCGGGTGCGGGACGGGTCCGGGATGTTGGCAGCGGCGGCGATGCGCCGGCTGGACGACGACCTCGACTGGTACCGCGCGCTGCCCGCCGACGACCGGTCCTGGGTCGGGCTGGTCGCGCAGGCCGGCATCACCGCCTTCGTGACCTGGTTCGCCGACCCGTCCAAGCCGCCGCACGGGGTCGGCGAGATCTTCGCCACCGCTCCCCCGGAGCTGACCCGGTCGATCTCCCTGCAGCACACGTTGCAGCTGGTCCGGGTCGTGGTCGACGTGGTCGAGGCGCATGCGGAGAAGCTGGCCGCCCCGGGTGCCGAACGCGATCTGCTGGAAGCAGTGCTGCGCTACTCCCGGGAGGTGGCGTTCTCCGCCGCCGAGGTCTACGCCCGCGCCGCGGAGATCCGCGGCGCCTGGGACGCCCGGCTGGAGGCCCTGGTGGTCGACGCGCTGCTGCGGGGCGACGTCGACGACTCGCTGCGGTCCCGTGTGGCGGCGCTGGGCTGGAGCGGGCGCGGTCGCACGATCGTGATGGTCGGCACCACCGGCGAGCAGCTGGACGACGTCCGCACCTCCGAGCTGCGCCGGGCGACCCGGCGCGCCGCCGACGACGCGCTGGTCGGCATCCAGGGCGAGCGACTGGTGATCTTCCTCGGCGGGCACGGTGACCTGCGAGCGGCCGCCGAGTCGCTGCTGCCGCGCTTCGGCCCCGGCCCGGTGATCCTCGGGCCGCAGGGCGACGACCTGGCCGACGCCGCCATGTCCGCACGCTCCGCGCTGGCCGGGCTGGTCGCGGTGGCGGCCTGGCCGCAGGCTCCGCGCCCGGTGGCGGCCAACGACCTGCTGCCCGAGCGGGTACTGGTCGGCGACGCCGCCGCCCGGGCGGTGCTGATCGAGCAGGCCTATCTGCCGCTGCTGGCCAGCACCGGGTCGCTGTTGGAGACCCTCGGCGCGTACGTCGGTGCCGGTCGGTCGCTGGAGGCCGCCGCCCGCACGCTCTACGTGCACCCCAACACCGTGCGCTACCGCCTGCGCCGGGTAGCGGAGGTGACCGGGTGGGACCCGCTGGACCCGCGCGAGGCCTTCGTGTTGCAGACCGCGCTGGCGGTGGGCCGACTGGACCACCGGCCGAGCTGA
- a CDS encoding FAD-dependent oxidoreductase, which translates to MIVRAIAGVDERLGRVTMYRLLTLGLTGIAVIAVVLGATGTLSFAPGDMLLSLAVAVLASGLSGWLIARVFRTQAHLESTLITGLILFFLFWPSSEVQTLGALALAAVIANLSKYLIAWRGRHLVNPAAAGALVIGLTGLDSTTWWVADRALLILVLLLAVALVIRTRTFALVGGFVLVAVLAISIRLASEGQAFAPALWTAITSYPVLFLGAVMLTEPLTLPPRRWQRLVEAALVAVLLAIPFTVGPLSNTPELALIVGNLLGFAWGQRGGIRLTLIETRRIGPRTTELRLRADRPVRFRPGQYLELTVPHRRPDSRGSRRVFSISSAPRAGELTLALTVPQRPSSFKRALAALPVGARLRATGVGGDFLLPAGRRPVLLVAGGIGVTPFASQLAEDSERDAVLVHAVSDHGDLAYADVFRAAGTRVLVASPTPGGDLPAGYLHLGVDRLTAESLAEAVPDAEQRVAYVSGPPAMVEHTRALLRSAGVRRIRTDAFSGY; encoded by the coding sequence ATGATCGTGCGGGCCATCGCAGGGGTGGACGAACGACTGGGCCGGGTCACGATGTACCGGCTGCTCACCCTGGGGCTGACCGGCATCGCGGTGATCGCGGTCGTCCTGGGTGCCACCGGCACGCTCTCCTTCGCCCCCGGCGACATGCTGCTCAGCCTCGCCGTCGCCGTGCTCGCCTCCGGGCTATCCGGCTGGCTGATCGCCCGGGTGTTCCGCACCCAGGCGCACCTGGAGTCGACCCTGATCACCGGGTTGATCCTGTTCTTCCTGTTCTGGCCCTCCAGCGAGGTGCAGACGCTCGGCGCGCTGGCGCTGGCGGCGGTGATCGCCAACCTGAGCAAGTACCTGATCGCCTGGCGCGGACGGCACCTGGTGAACCCCGCCGCGGCCGGTGCGCTGGTGATCGGGCTGACCGGTCTGGACTCGACCACCTGGTGGGTCGCCGACCGGGCGCTGCTGATCCTGGTGCTGCTGCTCGCGGTCGCCCTCGTGATCCGGACCCGGACCTTCGCGCTGGTCGGCGGCTTCGTGCTGGTCGCGGTGCTGGCGATTTCGATCCGGCTGGCGAGCGAGGGTCAGGCGTTCGCGCCCGCGCTCTGGACGGCGATCACCTCCTACCCGGTGCTGTTCCTCGGCGCCGTGATGCTCACCGAGCCGCTGACCCTGCCGCCCCGACGGTGGCAGCGCCTGGTCGAGGCGGCGCTGGTCGCGGTGCTGCTCGCGATCCCGTTCACCGTCGGGCCGCTGTCCAACACCCCGGAGCTGGCGCTGATCGTCGGGAACCTGCTCGGCTTCGCCTGGGGGCAGCGCGGCGGCATCCGGCTCACCCTGATCGAGACCCGGCGGATCGGACCGCGCACCACCGAACTGCGGCTGCGCGCCGACCGTCCGGTGCGGTTCCGCCCCGGGCAGTACCTGGAGCTCACCGTGCCGCACCGCCGCCCGGACAGTCGGGGCAGCCGTCGGGTGTTCAGCATCTCCTCCGCGCCCCGGGCCGGGGAGCTGACCCTGGCGCTGACCGTGCCGCAGCGGCCCAGCAGCTTCAAGCGCGCGCTGGCAGCACTGCCGGTCGGAGCGCGGCTGCGGGCCACCGGCGTCGGCGGGGACTTCCTGCTGCCCGCCGGTCGGCGCCCGGTGCTCCTGGTCGCCGGCGGCATCGGGGTCACGCCCTTCGCCAGCCAGCTCGCCGAGGACTCCGAGCGGGACGCGGTGCTGGTGCACGCGGTCTCCGATCACGGCGACCTCGCCTACGCCGACGTGTTCCGGGCCGCCGGGACCCGCGTGCTGGTCGCCTCGCCGACTCCGGGTGGCGACCTGCCGGCGGGCTACCTGCACCTGGGCGTGGACCGCCTGACCGCGGAGTCGTTGGCCGAGGCGGTGCCGGATGCCGAGCAGCGGGTGGCCTACGTGTCGGGGCCGCCCGCGATGGTCGAGCACACGCGTGCGCTGCTGCGTTCGGCCGGGGTGCGGCGGATCCGGACCGACGCGTTCAGCGGGTACTGA
- a CDS encoding beta-ketoacyl-ACP synthase III: MTRPTLTQATGPAHTRILGLGAARGENVVPNDDLVGPIDSSDEWIRQRTGIVTRTRAGSDTDVLDLAEKAGREAIANAGLTGADIDAVILSTVTYFHQTPSGAAILADRLGATPAAAFDISAACAGYCYGVGQADALVRSGNARHVLVIGAEKMSDFVDPTDRSISFLLGDGAGAVVIGPSDTPGIGPTIWGSDGGQSQAIRQTHSWLDVRDNGAGWPTLRQEGPSVFKWAVWQMAPVAQKALDAAGVTADQIDAFIPHQANMRIIDQMIKQLKLPETVAVGRDIADTGNTSAASIPLATERLLREGQVESGALALQIGFGAGLVYAAQVVVLP, from the coding sequence GTGACCCGTCCCACCCTGACCCAGGCCACCGGCCCCGCGCACACCCGGATCCTCGGCCTCGGTGCCGCCCGCGGTGAGAACGTGGTGCCGAACGACGACCTGGTCGGCCCGATCGATTCCTCCGACGAGTGGATCCGCCAGCGCACCGGCATCGTCACCCGCACCCGCGCCGGGTCGGACACCGACGTGCTGGACCTGGCGGAGAAGGCGGGCCGGGAGGCGATCGCCAACGCGGGGCTCACCGGTGCGGACATCGACGCGGTGATCCTGTCCACCGTCACCTACTTCCACCAGACGCCCTCCGGTGCCGCGATCCTGGCCGACCGGCTGGGCGCCACCCCGGCCGCCGCCTTCGACATCTCCGCCGCCTGCGCCGGGTACTGCTACGGCGTCGGCCAGGCGGATGCGCTGGTCCGCTCCGGCAACGCCCGCCACGTGCTGGTGATCGGCGCCGAGAAGATGAGCGACTTCGTCGACCCGACCGACCGCAGTATCTCCTTCCTGCTCGGTGACGGTGCCGGTGCCGTGGTGATCGGTCCCTCCGACACCCCCGGCATCGGCCCGACCATCTGGGGCTCGGACGGCGGGCAGTCGCAGGCGATCCGGCAGACCCACTCCTGGCTGGACGTGCGGGACAACGGCGCCGGATGGCCGACCCTGCGCCAGGAGGGCCCGAGCGTGTTCAAGTGGGCGGTCTGGCAGATGGCCCCGGTCGCGCAGAAGGCCCTGGACGCCGCGGGGGTCACCGCCGACCAGATCGACGCCTTCATCCCGCACCAGGCGAACATGCGGATCATCGACCAGATGATCAAGCAGCTGAAGCTGCCGGAGACCGTCGCCGTCGGCCGGGACATCGCCGACACCGGGAACACCTCGGCCGCCTCGATCCCGCTGGCCACCGAGCGCCTGCTGCGTGAGGGCCAGGTCGAATCCGGGGCACTCGCCCTGCAGATCGGCTTCGGTGCCGGACTCGTCTACGCCGCACAGGTGGTCGTGCTCCCCTGA
- a CDS encoding acyl carrier protein: MAHTEQEILAGLAEIVSEETGLPTDSVLPEKSFTDDLDIDSLSMMTIVTLAEEKFEVRIPDDEVKNLATVGDAVKFIEGAQA; this comes from the coding sequence ATGGCGCACACCGAGCAGGAGATCCTCGCCGGACTGGCCGAGATCGTCAGCGAGGAGACCGGCCTGCCCACCGACTCCGTCCTGCCCGAGAAGTCCTTCACCGACGACCTGGACATCGACTCGCTGTCGATGATGACCATCGTCACCCTGGCCGAGGAGAAGTTCGAGGTCCGGATCCCGGACGACGAGGTCAAGAACCTGGCCACCGTCGGCGACGCCGTGAAGTTCATCGAGGGCGCACAGGCCTGA
- the fabF gene encoding beta-ketoacyl-ACP synthase II, which translates to MSTRVVVTGLGATTPLGGDAASTWQAALAGTSGARTMQNDWAEKYDIPVDFAATIKVDPAEVLPRPELKKMDPSAQYAMIASREAWADAGTPEVELERLGVVVSSGIGGIWTTLDGWDTLREKGARRVLPMTVPMLMPNSPSAYVELELGARAGAHAMVSACASGAEAIGYAVDMIRGGRADVVVAGGTEAVIHPMPIAAFAASRTLSTRNDDPQGASRPYDVDRDGFVIGEGAAVLVLESEEHAKARGAHIYAEISGVGLSSDGYHITSPEPNGRGQIAAMRMALQDAGVTPADVRHVNAHATSTKVGDLIEARSVRETLGSAADGAVLSATKSMTGHLLGGAGALETLFSVMAVADRKAPPTINVVTPDPELVLDLVRDTPRDLAAGDIAVINNSFGFGGHNVALVVTNH; encoded by the coding sequence ATGAGCACGCGAGTCGTCGTCACCGGCCTCGGCGCCACCACGCCCCTCGGCGGGGACGCCGCGAGCACCTGGCAGGCCGCCCTGGCCGGCACCTCGGGCGCGCGCACCATGCAGAACGACTGGGCCGAGAAGTACGACATCCCGGTCGACTTCGCCGCGACCATCAAGGTCGACCCGGCCGAGGTGCTGCCCCGCCCCGAGCTGAAGAAGATGGACCCCTCCGCGCAGTACGCGATGATCGCCAGCCGCGAGGCCTGGGCGGACGCCGGTACCCCGGAGGTCGAGCTGGAGCGGCTCGGCGTCGTGGTCTCCTCCGGCATCGGTGGCATCTGGACCACCTTGGACGGGTGGGACACCCTGCGGGAGAAGGGCGCCCGCCGGGTCCTGCCGATGACCGTGCCGATGCTGATGCCGAACTCCCCCTCCGCCTACGTGGAGCTGGAGCTGGGCGCCCGGGCCGGTGCGCACGCGATGGTCTCGGCCTGTGCCTCCGGTGCCGAGGCGATCGGCTACGCGGTGGACATGATCCGAGGCGGCCGCGCTGACGTCGTGGTCGCGGGCGGCACCGAAGCGGTCATCCACCCGATGCCGATCGCCGCCTTCGCCGCGTCCCGCACGCTGTCCACCCGCAACGACGACCCGCAGGGCGCCAGCCGCCCCTACGACGTCGACCGGGACGGGTTCGTGATCGGTGAGGGCGCGGCGGTGCTCGTGCTGGAGTCCGAGGAGCACGCCAAGGCCCGCGGCGCGCACATCTACGCCGAGATCTCCGGTGTCGGCCTGTCCTCCGACGGGTACCACATCACCTCCCCGGAGCCGAACGGCCGCGGCCAGATCGCCGCGATGCGGATGGCACTGCAGGACGCCGGCGTCACCCCGGCGGACGTCCGGCACGTGAACGCCCACGCCACCTCGACCAAGGTCGGCGACCTGATCGAGGCCCGGTCGGTGCGCGAGACCCTGGGCTCGGCGGCGGACGGCGCGGTGCTGTCGGCCACCAAGTCGATGACCGGGCACCTGCTCGGTGGTGCCGGGGCGCTGGAGACGCTGTTCTCCGTGATGGCGGTGGCCGACCGCAAGGCGCCGCCGACGATCAACGTGGTCACCCCCGACCCGGAGCTGGTGCTGGACCTGGTGCGGGACACCCCGCGCGACCTTGCCGCCGGTGACATCGCGGTGATCAACAACAGCTTCGGCTTCGGCGGGCACAACGTGGCCCTGGTGGTCACCAACCACTGA
- a CDS encoding redoxin domain-containing protein: protein MTIGGDTPGILPVGDAPGSFALTEHTGRPVTLGCPAARSTLVVFVPFAFSPVCGDELTRLNAALPDLTGAVDVVAVSCDPVPTLRAWAEQSGFDFPLLSDFWPHGAAARAYGVFDDEQGYARRGSFLLDTEGVVRWHTLSPAGRGRDVALYRDAVTTEPQARPVR, encoded by the coding sequence ATGACGATCGGTGGCGACACGCCCGGGATCCTCCCGGTCGGCGACGCTCCTGGTTCCTTCGCTCTCACCGAGCACACCGGCCGCCCGGTCACCCTGGGCTGCCCGGCGGCACGGAGCACCCTCGTGGTCTTCGTGCCGTTCGCGTTCTCACCGGTCTGCGGCGACGAGCTCACCCGGCTCAACGCCGCCCTGCCCGACCTCACCGGCGCCGTCGACGTGGTCGCGGTCTCCTGCGACCCGGTGCCTACCCTGCGCGCCTGGGCCGAGCAGAGCGGGTTCGACTTCCCGCTGCTGTCCGACTTCTGGCCGCACGGCGCCGCGGCGCGGGCCTACGGCGTCTTCGACGACGAGCAGGGGTACGCGCGGCGGGGGAGCTTCCTGCTGGACACCGAGGGGGTCGTGCGGTGGCACACGCTGTCGCCCGCCGGGCGGGGCCGGGACGTGGCGCTGTACCGGGATGCGGTGACCACTGAGCCGCAGGCCCGCCCGGTACGCTGA
- a CDS encoding ACP S-malonyltransferase has translation MLAIVCPGQGAQTPGMLSPWLELPGTADRLTTFSEAAGIDLTVHGTTSDADTIRDTAVAQPLIVSTSLLALRALEDLLGEALVPDATAGHSVGEFAAAAVAGVFTDADAVGLVARRATFMADAAAAEPTGMTAVLGGDPAEVTAAIEAAGLWPANVNGGGQIVAAGALDAIAAFAANPPARARVIPLQVAGAFHTPFMQSALESFGAVAADWPRSAPRTRLLTNADGSVHAEDADVVGGLVRQIAAPVRWDLCQATLADLGVTALLELAPGGVLKGLARRSLPGVETVAITSPDDLPAARDLVAAHLHTDGSQESAK, from the coding sequence GTGCTTGCGATCGTCTGCCCCGGACAGGGCGCCCAGACCCCCGGAATGCTCAGCCCCTGGTTGGAGCTGCCCGGCACCGCCGACCGACTCACCACCTTCTCCGAGGCGGCGGGGATCGACCTGACGGTGCACGGCACCACCTCCGACGCGGACACCATCCGGGACACCGCCGTCGCCCAGCCGTTGATCGTGTCCACCTCGCTGCTCGCGCTGCGTGCACTGGAGGACCTGCTCGGCGAGGCGCTGGTGCCGGACGCCACCGCGGGTCACTCGGTGGGCGAGTTCGCCGCCGCCGCAGTCGCCGGGGTGTTCACCGACGCCGACGCCGTGGGCCTGGTCGCACGCCGCGCCACCTTCATGGCCGACGCGGCCGCCGCCGAGCCGACCGGGATGACCGCGGTGCTCGGTGGCGATCCGGCCGAGGTGACCGCCGCGATCGAGGCGGCCGGTCTGTGGCCCGCGAACGTCAACGGTGGTGGCCAGATCGTCGCCGCCGGTGCGCTGGACGCGATCGCCGCGTTCGCCGCCAACCCCCCGGCGCGGGCCCGGGTGATCCCGTTGCAGGTCGCCGGCGCCTTCCACACCCCGTTCATGCAGTCGGCGCTGGAGTCCTTCGGCGCCGTAGCCGCCGACTGGCCGCGCAGCGCCCCCCGCACCCGGTTGCTGACCAACGCCGACGGCTCGGTCCACGCCGAGGACGCGGATGTGGTCGGCGGCCTGGTCCGGCAGATCGCCGCCCCGGTCCGCTGGGACCTGTGCCAGGCCACGCTGGCCGACCTCGGAGTCACCGCGCTGCTGGAGCTCGCCCCCGGTGGTGTCCTCAAGGGTCTCGCGCGGCGTAGCCTGCCCGGGGTGGAGACCGTGGCGATCACCTCGCCCGACGACCTGCCTGCCGCCCGCGACCTGGTCGCGGCGCACCTGCACACCGATGGATCCCAGGAGAGCGCGAAGTGA